Genomic window (Helianthus annuus cultivar XRQ/B chromosome 3, HanXRQr2.0-SUNRISE, whole genome shotgun sequence):
ataaccaaaCCCATCCACCTATTCCATTTCCAAATCCCGCCTTCAAAAAGACTCCCAGCGACTTGATGCCACTGCTTATGACCTGGTGGCTTTTTTTACCGGAAAAACCAAAATTCCGGTTGGACCGACCCATATCACGTTAGAATTCTAatatagaactagtatggtttatttatttattttgttttatgtgatgattagcagaaaatatagatgtgtaagggtttaatctttttatattttttttttatatttttttgttgttctagacttgtagttaaatgattttgttgttttattaatagctttatttgtttaaatgattagttacaagtaatcaacatttaatattagggcttgaatgtttaaaaatataattgaaagttatgggctatggttgaacatgattgtttattttgtttaagtgtttagtgttgttttatgaacttatggagtAAATTATATGTATTAGGAACAATGAGTAAAAATGTAATGAACTTATGGCGTGTTTAGTAtctttagatgatattttggatatatttcaaaaaaaaaaaaaaaaaaaaaaaaaaaaaaaaaaaaaaaaaaacctgtagggcacaattttaaatacgtttgtaatttgtaatgacgtttgacgtgtttttgatgatttataaattttagtttgatattcttttgtcttacatgatccgacccgacccgctatgaaccgatatttttatacaattaggggcctaaaatctttgaaaatattccacacccccaggaaaaaattcctgggtccgccactgtattgaacattcaagaataaaaaaGTTACTTTTATTATACAAAGCATCTAGACTTCAATCCATCACACTTTCTTTATCCATAATAATCAATAGTACCATAGCAGTAGTAGCCCAAAGATTACCGACAGGAGCAACAAGAACTGTAGCTTGTTTATGATCATCTAATCAGGTATTTCTTGATGATATCTCCCATCAATTCGTTTCATTTTTACTTTATCTTTCTTGTTTTTGGTATCTAAATGTTTATCTAGTTGTAAGGTCTGATTATCATTGACTAATGGTCTGGTGTGTGTTGCTGTACGATATTGTCTTTGTGGTGCACCtcaggtgtttgataaaatgccaaGCCCAAATTTAAACAACATAAAAACAAATAGACTATAAATTGTTTCGTGCCATCAAAACTTGTATCTAGGATTTGAACTGTTCAGCAGCGGGAAGTTTGTGGTGCAACtcaggtgttcgatgaaatgccaaGTCCAAATTTAACTCAAACACATGCCTCGTTCGTGCGCTTATGTTTGTGAATGTTTATTCACGTTTATTCGCATATGTTCTTTAGTTGACGTttgtttaagtttgtttgtttatattttCATTTAAATTTTTAGACCCATTACAATTTAGTCTAGTTTTATGAAAAATTAAATATTACCAAGTACAAATTTAACACAAACACATGCCTCGTTCGTGCGTTTATGTTCATGAATGTTTACTCACGTTTATTCGCATATGTTCTTTAGttgatgtttgtttgtttatattttCATTTAAATTTTTAGACCCATTACAATTTAGTCTAGTTTTATGAAAAATTAAAACATTACCCATTACAGTTTAGTctagttttattaattttttaggCATAACAGATGTTCACGCTTACTTTTAATTGGTGTTCGCTCAGttatgttcatttatgttcattcaTCTATgttgtttgtgttcgtgaaccgttcgtttTAAGCTATTAACGACAAACACGAACATTAACCGTGTTCATGTTCAGTCATTTGTTCAGTAAATGTTAAATGCATAATTCGTTTATTCAAACGCAATACAGAAAACTGATGCTGTAAACAGGAAAATGAGAGGGGTTTGATTCAGTTATTCTAACCATTGTTACACAGCTTTAAGAAGCcattgttgttgctgctgctacatACTTTAAAGTTATAAGGTCGATCACAATGTGGAGGCCGGTATTGATGGCTAAACTAGTTCGACAATTCAGTCTTCTTGGACCCATTCAGGCTCAGACCGTTGCATACATCCACAACCAGACAACTGTAACTACAACACCATTGAAGCTACACTCAGTCAAACCCATAACCCAATGCCAAATAGGCGAAAAcgtgtcaagaaatgaaaaagtcAACTTTCTGGTCAAAATCTTGAACGACCTTGACGATAGTAAAGAATCGGTGTACAACGCGCTCGACGCGTGGGTAGCATGGGAACAAGATTTCCCGATCGGACCATTGAAGGAAGCGTTGACTGGTCTCGAGAAAGAACATCAATGGCATAGAATCATTCATGTTATAAAATGGATGTTGAGCAAAGGTCAAGGGACAACAATGGGAACGTACGGGCAGTTGGTTCGGGCACTAGATAATGATCATCGGGCAGAGGAAGCACACGATGTTTGGGTGAAGAAGCTTGGTGTTGACTTGCATTCGGTCCCGTGGCAGTTATGCCACCAGATGATTGGGGTTTATTACAGAAACAATATGATGGAACGGGCGGTTAGGCTTTTTAAGCGGTTGGAAGCGTTTGATAGAAAACCGAGGGATAAGAAGGTAGTGAAGAAAGTTTGCGATGCGTATGAGATTTTGGGGTTGATAGAAGAGAAAGAAAGAGTCCTGGAGAAATATAAAAGTTTGTTCAACGAGACACCGTCGTCTAAGAAATCTTCAAGAACTTCGAAAAAGAAGTCAAAAGGCTAATTGCACATAATTTCTAAAACGGATGAGGTGGGTAACGGATCATACTGGGTTCAGGTTGAAACGTGTTGTTTTGAAAAAGTATTAATTTGGTTCTGACCCAAATGGGTTCgcgttgaaaatgtatgatttttttttttcttgtttgaaATAAGCATATGAACAAAATTACAAATTGTCATTGTCTTATGTTAGCACCACTATTAACAAATATACTAATTGGATTTCAATCAGAAATCTAACTTTGATgattgaagaggtatggtcccaattccctgcctacatggcagggaccacaccactttttgtgcacacaaggcatccatgtcaccaagaccttctagaagcttccagaagacGTCTAGGCGGTCCATAGCTGGCATCAAAGATGCTTCGtccaacataaaggacaacacgtgtcaccattgagagaaggccacataggcctgcgacaatccagggagcaAGTCTGACGCAAccagtacgaggtatccagcgtAAGCGAATAgaaggacgccacgtgtaccactacacccttcgcgacagagcagaccaagaggatattccccttggtcggacagctggcgcacacccacagctggcacagctgcttcctccttcttcaccatccggctataaataggacccttcatcattcaggttaaggatcttggctctctttactcactctatacacacactgttttattcatctcggaacagtacttattctcacgccggagcctggttaagagggaaaacccccttctcccctcttaacgagactaacggtgtttactgttttgcagatcttaGGCCTTTGGCACGAgcaagagaagaggttgaaccccatacgtgaaacgaccctcttggttatcctttgtgttaaccattgtttcaacattggcgccatccgcttttttgcaAGACCACTCTCACCTCTTTTTCTCTTTTAGAAAACACTCGTGAAAATGGCAGACCATAATCATTCACACCCAGCTGACGGAGAAATCTCTTCTTTTGAACTCGTCTCGGACACGGCACACGTCCAACGAGGTCAAAGGAACGAGACCATCCAAGAAGGTCAGCTGAACAACGAGTTTCCATCCATTTTTGGAAGTGCGTCCAGGGCTgctagccaaaccacaactggacccattTTCCAAACACCAACAAGAACCGTTACACAAAACACAAATGGAGCTACGTTCCAAACTCCGACGGGGACCTTGCACCACGTGCCTCCCCCGATGCCAAGTTTAAGCCATGGAGCAGGCCCTTCTGCTCCATCGGAACCAACACAGCTCAATTACTCTGCACTCTTAGGGCTACCAGAAGGAAAAACTCTAGCCTCCTGGTACGCCGAACAAATGGCATCCATAAACTTAGTTTACACGCAACTTAGCGCACAGCAAGCTCTGCTCCAAGCACAGGCCAACCAAACAACATTTGCAACCCCGCAACCAAGGTCTCTGAGCACACACACGGCTCAGCAGACCAACGCATGGAACTTACGTCCAGAAAGAGGGCCAGTGCAGAATATAAGAAGACCCAGTGTGCAAGACACGCGCGACACTTATGCTGAAACAGAGAGTAATTTCGTGCAAAACTCCACCCTGCACCGAAAACCAATCCAGACCCGTTTGGGCGCACGTAACATGAACACAGAATGGGAAGAGGAGGAAGACGACCCAACGTACAAGGCAGAATCCACAGTGTTCAGCAGACTTCCTCCAGAGCACGAGGCATACAAACCAACCAAGCGCGCGGGGTACAACCCCAAAGCAGAGCACGATTACACTTTGAGCTATCGTCCTGAGGACATGgcagaaaattcaaaattcattccAGAAATCGCGTGCGCAGCCATCGATAAAACAAAGTTACCCCACAACGTAGGTAAATACAACGGGCTGACGGACCCAGACGATCACCTCCAGGTGTTCAAAGGCGCAGGAGCAACAGGTGGTTGGAACCTACCAACATGGTGTCACTTGTTCGCACAAACTTTCGTTGGTGCGGCACGCATCTGGTTCGACAATTTACCAGCTGGAAaaatcaaatcatgggtcgaCTTCCGAGAAAAATTCTTAGCACACTTTTCTCAACAGCGAAGACACGCCAGAGACCCAGGGGATTGTTTGAACATATACAGAAAAGACTACGAAAGCGTAGAGGATTTTATTACGAGGTACAACAAAGAATGTTTGGAAATCGGAGACATACCGGAAAAGATGATGCGCGCACACTTCATGCGAGCAGTCAAATGCGACGATCTGGTTAAAAGAATCAAAGGGCGCgacggaggacccaaagactgggaaaccttcattgaagCGGCCAAGACCATTGCGCAAACAGATAGGCAACTGACCGGTGACGATCACCGTCAACGCGCACACAACCATCACGATCGAAACAACAGAAGGGGTAGAAATCAACCCTGGAGGGCTTCTGGGAACAGAGAAAGAAGCCCCCCGCGGGACGACGCACGCCATACGATCAATCAGATAGCCCATCGAAAAGAAGTAAAGCGCGAAAACAGAGAAAAGCAGTGGACTCCACTAACCAAAACACCTTCTGAAGTCTTAGCTACAGAGAACCATCAATTCAAACCACCCTTgcagatgcgcaacaaaaggggtcaagacccaaatctcttctgtgaattccacaaagatACGGGCCACTTGACCGACGATTGCTTTAGCTTAAAGCAAGAAATTGAAAGAGCTCTAAGAGACGGAAAGCTCGGTCACTTAGTCAAAGGAGGAAAGCGCGATTACCGCCAGATACAACGAAGAGATGAAGGTCCAGACAACAAGAAGCTCAGAAAGCTAGAAACTCATATGGTGCAAGGAGGACCACGGCGACCAAGAAAAAACTATAACAAACGCGCGCAGGACGATTCATGGCGCGAGAAGCAAGTAGTGTTCCCAATTGTCAGGGGGGGTCCAAGAGAAAAGCGGCCAATAGTCATTCCAGGGGTGATCGGCCACTACCAAACAGATTACATCTTTATTGATCCCGGAAGCACCGCAGACATCATATATGAACAGTGCTTCAATCAATTCGACCAAGAGGATAAGGCGCGCCTGGAACCAGTCGACTACCCATTAACTGGATTCTGCAATGAGGCCGTCTTTCCCCAAGGACAAATATCTTTCCCAGTATTACTTTTTGATGGGAGAAATTCAAGAACTGAAGAAGTCACATTTATGGTGCTACCGGCACATTCAAGACATGACATCCTCTTAGgacgagaatcccaaggagatttcagcaTGATCTGTTCTGCACCACATTCTGCCATAGGCTTTCCAACCGAAACAGGCGTTGCGTTGATATACGCAAGCAAGGAAGTGCTAGCAACAGACGAAATCAGGCCGGCAAAAGCAAGCAAGCCCGCACCGCGCAGagaggcagaaaaatgggtattgaatAGCGCATACCCAGAACAAACGGTCACTCTGGGACCCGCAATGTCTGACCTAACGCGTGCGGCGTTAAAGAGATTACTGCATGACaacatggacgtgttcgcctggacaccggccgatatggttggtgttccacggcaTATAGCGGAACACCGGTTAAACGTCTCAGAGGATGCGAAGCCAGTAGTACATGCCAAACGAcacctgggggacatcaaacatGATGCAATGAAAGAACAAGTGTTAGAACTGCTAAACGCAGGAATCATCAGGGAAGTCCGGTACCAAACGTGGGTGGCAAGCCCAGTTATGGTAAAGAAACCGAACGGTAGTTGGCGAATGTGTGTCGACTACAAGGATCTGAACAAAGCATGCCCCCGTGACTGCTATGCGTTGCCAGACATAGACGAGAAAATAGATTCTTTGGCAACGTTTCGGTGGAAATGTTTTCTGGATTGCTACAAGGGATACCACCAGGTCCAGATGGCTGTTCAAGACGAGgataaaaccgcattccgcacgccAACGGGGCTATACTGCTACACCAAGATGCCGTTCGGCTTAAAGAATGCAGGTGCTACGTATCAACGGTTGATGAACGAAACATTTAGTGACGCCATCGGTAAATACATCGAGGTATACATGGACGATCTGGTAATCATGAGCAGGGAGGAGAGCGCAATGCTGGTAAATATTCAGAAAACCTTCAacacgctgcgcagcgtgagCATCAAACTGAATCCAGCAAAGTGCTCATTTGGAATGGAGGAAGGAAAGTTTCTGGGCTTCATAGTCACCAAAGATGGTTTTAAGGTGAACCCAGAAAAGGTCCAGGCCATAGAGAGGATGCCTTCACCAGCAAGCATCAAAGATATGCAAAAGCTCGCAGGACGATTGGCAGCCCTCAATCGATTCCTAGCAAACCACGCGGCAAAATCTTTCCCATTCATCAAGACCTTGCGAAACTGCATGAAGAAAACTCAATTccaatggactccggaagcagaaaatgcattccgcgagatgaaagactgtctcatcaagttgccaactctaaccgcaccaaacaaaggAGAACCTTTGGTTCTGTACCTCTCAGCTTCCGACAGGGCCGTCGGGGCCGTATTGCTGGTTGATCGACAAGGGGTTCAAACACCTGTGTATTATGTGTCCAGAACCCTAaccgacccagaaacaagatacgCAATCATGGAAAAGCTTGTCCTTGCACTGATTCACGCGTCAAGAAGGCTACGCCGATATTTCGCCAATCACGTCATCCACGTGTTAACAAATTACAATATTGGGAATATCCTAGCAAGGCCTGAAATATCAGGAAGGTTGGCCAAATGGGCGATAGAGCTAGGGGGACACAACGTAGTCTTCAGACCACGACCGTCGATAAAAGGCCAAGTTTTGGCAGACTTCATGACGGAAGTCCCCGATGACAAAGACAGAGAATGTAAGGCGATGGAGAAAGCGGAGAAAAAACAAACCGAAGAACCATGGATGCTGTATACTGACGGCGCGTCCAACGAAGATGGGGCAGGCGCGGGGCTACGGCTAGTGAGCCCTGACAAAAacgagtttacttacgccatacgtctagacttcaagagcacaaataacgaggcagagtatgaAGCCTTTCTGGCCGGCTTGCGCTTAGCAATCAAAATGGGAGTCCGACATATTGAGGCACATGTGGACTCCATGCTAGTGGCAGGCCAAATCAACGGTCAATACGAAGCCAAGGGCGACATAATGGCACTCTATCTCAACCAGGCAAAGACGTTGCTGCAAACTTTCTATTCttacaaggtgcaccacataaaCCGCAGCGAAAACAAGCCGGCAGACGCCTTAAGCAAGCTTGCGTCAACAAGTTTTCAGCACCTAGCCAAAGACGT
Coding sequences:
- the LOC110930324 gene encoding pentatricopeptide repeat-containing protein At4g18975, chloroplastic; its protein translation is MWRPVLMAKLVRQFSLLGPIQAQTVAYIHNQTTVTTTPLKLHSVKPITQCQIGENVSRNEKVNFLVKILNDLDDSKESVYNALDAWVAWEQDFPIGPLKEALTGLEKEHQWHRIIHVIKWMLSKGQGTTMGTYGQLVRALDNDHRAEEAHDVWVKKLGVDLHSVPWQLCHQMIGVYYRNNMMERAVRLFKRLEAFDRKPRDKKVVKKVCDAYEILGLIEEKERVLEKYKSLFNETPSSKKSSRTSKKKSKG